Below is a genomic region from Armatimonadota bacterium.
GGAGACGCTGGGCGAGACGGGCCAATATCCGGGCAAGTCGGTTTTCAGAGTCGGCGCTTAACGTTCATGGCGCTGCGCAGAGCCAAGATTGTCTGCACGCTCGGCCCGGCGGTGGCATCGCGAGAGGCCATCTTTGCGCTGGTCGAGTCGGGCATGAATGTCGCTCGCATCAACTGCGCCCACGGCGATTGGGAGGCTCGGCGCCAATGGATCGAGTGGATCCGCCAAGCCTCCGACAAGGTTCGGCGACCGATCGGAGTTTTGGCCGACCTGTCGGGCCCCAAGATTCGCCTGGGCCGACTGCCCGAACCGATGGAATTGGAGACCGGGCAGACCGTCCAGATCCGACCGGGCGAGGTGGGCGGCGATGGTCGGCTGCCATTGCCCGTGCCAGTTGTCTTTTCCACTGCCAAGATCGGCGACAAGATCATTCTGGACGACGGCAGCGTGGAGATGAAGATTTCCGCCGTTGCCGAGGCTCTGATCGAGGCGAAAGTGGTGCAGGGGGGAACCGCTAAGTCGCATCGGGGCGTTACGCTGGTCGGTCGAAACCTGCCGTTGCCCAGCCTGACGGAGAAGGACGAGCAGGATCTAGAGGCGGCGATCGAGGCTGGGGTCGATTGGCTTGCGCTTTCGTTCGTTCGGTCGGCTGCAGACGTCTATGCTTTGCGCACGAAGATGCGGCAGCTGGGCGCCGACATCCCCATCATCGCCAAGATCGAGCAGAAGGAAGCAGTTGCCAATCTGGAAAAGATCATCGACGCCAGCGATGCGATCATGGTAGCGCGGGGAGACTTGGGCCTGCACCTTGATCTGGAGGAAGTGCCGATCGTGCAGAAACGCATCATCCGCGCTTGCAACAAGACGGCCAAGCCGGTCATCACCGCGACGCAAATGTTGGAGAGCATGATCGAAGCGTCGCGACCAACCCGTGCCGAGGTAACCGACGTGGCCAACGCTATTTTGGACGGTACGGACGCGGTGATGCTGTCGGGCGAAACGGCTATCGGCAAGCGCCCGGCTGAGACGGTGAAATGGATGGCCAAAATCGCCGAAAGGGCCGAGAAGTCGTTAGACTTTATCCGCGGATTGTCCGAAATGGCCGGTTTAGCCAGCGTTACGGAGGCCGTGGCGCACGCGGCCTGCGCGCTTTCTCACACGGTGCACGCGGCGGCCATATTGAGCGCGACGACGACCGGCGGCACGGCACGATGGGTCAGCAAGTTTCGCCCCAAACCGCCCATTGTGGCGATCACGAACCGGCCGGAGACGGCGCGGCGGCTGGCGCTGGTTTGGGGGGTACAGCCTTTGGTGGTGCCTAGCGTGGCGAACACGGACGAGATGACCGCCGTGGCAATCGAGGCGGCGCTGCGAGCCAAGCTGGTGAAGCCCGGCGACAAGGTTACGATCACGGCAGGCGTACCGGTCAACGAGGCTGGCAAGACCAATCTGATCCAAGTCCAACCGGTCGAATAAAGGCTCGATTCGTACTCGATTTTGTGCTACAAGTCGAAAAAAATCCCTTTCGTTCGGAACGCCAGGCTTCCGCCTGGCCGACGATTCCCATGCCTCCGCATCCGGCTGTATTGATGTGGAGGCGGTCGCCGAGATGTTGCAAGAGGCCGCCAAAGCTCCGCCCGAATTTCCGGACACTAAGCCTTAAAGGAGTTTCTGTCCTGGGACTTTGGCCAGCTCGTTTGCCGAACGGGATTTTTTCAAAATGTAGCACAATTTTGAGTACGAATCTGGGGTCGGACCTCTACTTAGGACGTGCAGGAAGGGCGGCGAAGAGTTGCTCGGACAGCACGTCGCCACTATCACTACGGGCCGCCTAACAGACCGTCCTGCCAGGGTTTTAACCAGCCTGTTTGAGCGCGGCCGATTCGATCCCTAATGTATAGAACTCGCCCGTTATCGCCGACTCCATGCCATAGATGGTCGCCAAGGTGTTCATGATCGCGCTTTGCATCGAGATTTCGAAAGGCTCGCCTTTGACGATCGCCTCTGCCCAGTGCTTCAGCTCATTCTTGTGACCCTTGTCCTGTGCCGAGGTCAGGCTTTCCTTCTTGCTGCCCGACACCAGTTCGAGCTTGCGGAAGTCGCTCAAGATCGCGCTCTTGCCTTCGCAATGCGCCTCCAGATACTCCTTGGCCACGGCGGTGTCGCCGGTCGT
It encodes:
- the pyk gene encoding pyruvate kinase — encoded protein: MALRRAKIVCTLGPAVASREAIFALVESGMNVARINCAHGDWEARRQWIEWIRQASDKVRRPIGVLADLSGPKIRLGRLPEPMELETGQTVQIRPGEVGGDGRLPLPVPVVFSTAKIGDKIILDDGSVEMKISAVAEALIEAKVVQGGTAKSHRGVTLVGRNLPLPSLTEKDEQDLEAAIEAGVDWLALSFVRSAADVYALRTKMRQLGADIPIIAKIEQKEAVANLEKIIDASDAIMVARGDLGLHLDLEEVPIVQKRIIRACNKTAKPVITATQMLESMIEASRPTRAEVTDVANAILDGTDAVMLSGETAIGKRPAETVKWMAKIAERAEKSLDFIRGLSEMAGLASVTEAVAHAACALSHTVHAAAILSATTTGGTARWVSKFRPKPPIVAITNRPETARRLALVWGVQPLVVPSVANTDEMTAVAIEAALRAKLVKPGDKVTITAGVPVNEAGKTNLIQVQPVE